The Alcaligenes faecalis sequence GAAGAAGGCGTGCCGCTGCTGGACGATTGTGTGGCAACCTTTGTGTGCGAGAACTATCGTCAGCACGAAGGCGGTGATCACACTTTGTTTATTGGCCGTGTGGTGCGCCACACCACGCTGACCGAACACGAGCCTGCGGTGTTTCACCGTGGTCGTTTCGCCAACCTGACCACGCCTAGCGGAGACCGTTGAAATGAGTGATGCGCACAGCACGGATGTCGTCATTGTTGGCAGTGGGATGAACTCCCTGACCTGCGCTGCCTTGTTGGCCCAACGGGGTTTGTCAGTGACCGTGCTGGAGCGCAATGCGCTTGCCGGGGGCTGTATCCGTACCGAGGAGCTGTTCCCCGGTTTTACCCATGATGTTTTGTCTAGTTGGTATCCCCTGTTCATGGGGGGGGCGTCTTATGCCGCCCTGGCCGAACCCTTGGCCAAGGCCGGTTTGGAATTTGTCAAAGGCGAGTACAGCACCGGTCTGGCCATCCCCGGTGGCCCAGCCCTGGCCTTGCGTCAGGACATGGACGACACAGTGCGTCGTTTCAATGATTTGATGCCCGGCGAAGGCGATGCCTTGGGTGCCATGGCGGCACGCATGTTTGGCCCGGATGCTGGTCTGGTGTTTGGCTTGCTGGGTGGTGAGCCTTACCGCTGGCCCATGGCCAAACTGGCGTTTGGCGCCTGGCGGGAACGGGGTCTGGACGGTTTGATGTCCTTTGGCTCGCAAGCCCTGGAAAGTTTCCGGCGCTGGGCCATGCGCGATCTGCGCAGTGATCTGGCTCGCGCCATGATTGCTCCCTGGGTGTTGCATAGCGGCTTGGGCCCGGACGAGGCCAGCTCGGCCTTGATCGGCAAACTGACCTTCAGCGCCGTAGTCAGTGGCGGTATGCCGGTGGTTAAAGGGGGCAGTTACCAGATTGTGAAAGCGTTTACCCGCATTATTGAAGACGCGGGTGGCGCAGTACTGACTCATTCTCACGTGGATCGCGTATTGGTGGAGGGTAATAAAGCCACCGGCGTGTGTGTGGGTACGAAACGCTATCTGGCCCGCCGAGCCGTGGTGTGCAATGTGACGCCCGGCCAACTCTACGGCGATTTGTTGCCGGAAGTAGAGCCTGAGTTGTTGAAGTCCGCCCAGGATTATCACTATGGTCGCGGCGGCATGCAGATTCACTTTGCCCTGAATTCCCCGCCCGACTGGGTGGACCCGGAACTGCGCCATGTCCCTATGGTGCATGTGACGGAAAGCATGGAGCAGGTATGTTCCTCGGTGGTGACGGCCAGCAATGGCTATCTACCTGCCAAACCGACCTTGGCCGTGGGCCAGCCGGTGGCGGTGGATGTGACTCGCGCCCCGGAAGGTCACTGGATTCTATGGGTACAAATGCAGGAGCTGCCGCGTCACATCAAAGGCGATGAGGCGGGCGAGATTCCTGTGCCGGCCGATGGGCGCTGGAATGAAGCTGTGCGCGAGGCCATGGCCGACCGTGTACAGGCCCGTCTGGAAACCGTCATGCCTGGCTTGGCCGCCAAGATCATCGGGCGTCGCAGTGTCAGCCCGGCGGATTTGGAGGCTTTGAATATGAACCTGGTGGGGGGCGACCCGTATAGCGGCGTGTGCTCGCCCGATCAGTTCTTTTTCATGCGCCCTTTTGCAGGACACAAGAAGGCGCGCAGTGGCACGACGCCCTGGCGTAATCTGCATCAAATTGGTGCGGCTGTGCATCCGGGCCCTGGCCTGGGTGGTCAATCCGGCTATCTGGCCGCCCAGCGTATCTTGAAGGGGTGAGAGGACGGGTGAGGCGGTCTGGGCTGTTTAGTGCTGACCGCCGCGCACTCGTTGCAGGGTCTCGCCAGGCGTTTCGCCAAAGCGGCTGCGATATTCGGCGCTGAAACGGCCCTGGTGTGCAAAGCCCCAGCGCATGGCCAGATCGGCCAGCGTCAGATGAGGCTCGTTGGAATGGATCAGTTCGTGGCGCAGACGATCCAGGCGCACCTGGCGCAGGTACTGCATGGGGCTGACGCCATAGTGCTCCTTGAAGGCTTGCTGCAAGGTGCGCGAGCTGACGCCTGCAATGGTGCTG is a genomic window containing:
- a CDS encoding NAD(P)/FAD-dependent oxidoreductase, giving the protein MSDAHSTDVVIVGSGMNSLTCAALLAQRGLSVTVLERNALAGGCIRTEELFPGFTHDVLSSWYPLFMGGASYAALAEPLAKAGLEFVKGEYSTGLAIPGGPALALRQDMDDTVRRFNDLMPGEGDALGAMAARMFGPDAGLVFGLLGGEPYRWPMAKLAFGAWRERGLDGLMSFGSQALESFRRWAMRDLRSDLARAMIAPWVLHSGLGPDEASSALIGKLTFSAVVSGGMPVVKGGSYQIVKAFTRIIEDAGGAVLTHSHVDRVLVEGNKATGVCVGTKRYLARRAVVCNVTPGQLYGDLLPEVEPELLKSAQDYHYGRGGMQIHFALNSPPDWVDPELRHVPMVHVTESMEQVCSSVVTASNGYLPAKPTLAVGQPVAVDVTRAPEGHWILWVQMQELPRHIKGDEAGEIPVPADGRWNEAVREAMADRVQARLETVMPGLAAKIIGRRSVSPADLEALNMNLVGGDPYSGVCSPDQFFFMRPFAGHKKARSGTTPWRNLHQIGAAVHPGPGLGGQSGYLAAQRILKG